In a genomic window of Venatoribacter cucullus:
- a CDS encoding 3-hydroxyacyl-CoA dehydrogenase NAD-binding domain-containing protein, producing the protein MSTFTQEIDAQGLAVLTWNDPNGPVNSLAQSAVLALGKAIDDLLANDAVKGIVLTSGKADFVVGANLKEIQTMPQNAETVLNFVRSLHAITRRMEQGGKPIVAAMNGTALGGGMEVALACHHRIAADNPKAVFGFPEVNLGLLPGGGGTQRLARMLGIQAAMPWLLQATQAKAKEAQAAGFINAVVPAEQLISAAKEWLLANPAACVQPWDEKKFKLPNGEVQSAKVAQVFMGAEAMLRQKGMGNYRAPQLILQALYEGCQVPFDASLEIEARYFTELLLSDQAKAMIRTFFVALQDANKLKNRPQGVDKKQFQKIGILGAGMMGAGIAYAAAISGMQVVLLDSTQTAADKGKAYSDELLKKRVARGKMTAEKATITLAHILPTTDFKDLKGCELVIEAVFEERTIKAEVTARAEAVLADDAIFASNTSTLPITGLAEASKRPAQFIGLHFFSPVDKMPLVEIILGQQTNQQTLAWALDFVQQIKKTPITVNDSRGFYTSRVFKTYVLEGMALLQEGVAPALIENAGKLAGMPVGPLTLSDEVSLELMDRIGRQTQQDLGAAYVPHPGDAVVQTMVHELKRIGKKAGVGFYTYPTEPGAKKTLWTGLAEHFPVATQQPDVETVKQRLLYAQAVEALHCRAEGVITRAHEMDIGSIFGWGFAAHTGGVISFIETIEGLASFIANADALAERCGNRFRIPESVRDMAAAGRSFY; encoded by the coding sequence ATGAGTACTTTTACACAGGAAATCGACGCTCAGGGCCTGGCCGTTCTTACCTGGAACGATCCCAATGGTCCGGTCAATTCACTGGCCCAGAGTGCGGTGCTGGCACTGGGCAAAGCCATCGATGATTTACTGGCCAATGATGCGGTAAAAGGCATTGTATTAACATCCGGTAAAGCCGATTTTGTCGTTGGTGCCAATTTAAAAGAAATTCAGACCATGCCGCAGAATGCGGAAACAGTGCTGAATTTTGTCCGCAGTCTGCATGCCATTACCCGACGCATGGAGCAGGGCGGTAAACCCATTGTCGCGGCCATGAACGGCACCGCATTGGGTGGTGGTATGGAAGTGGCGCTGGCCTGCCACCATCGTATTGCGGCCGACAACCCGAAAGCGGTGTTTGGTTTTCCGGAAGTCAATCTCGGCCTGCTGCCCGGGGGTGGCGGTACGCAGCGGCTGGCGCGCATGCTGGGCATTCAGGCGGCGATGCCCTGGTTGTTGCAGGCCACACAGGCGAAAGCCAAAGAAGCCCAGGCGGCCGGTTTCATTAATGCCGTTGTACCGGCCGAGCAGTTAATCAGTGCCGCCAAAGAGTGGCTGCTGGCCAATCCGGCGGCCTGCGTCCAGCCCTGGGACGAGAAGAAATTTAAACTGCCAAATGGCGAAGTACAGTCAGCAAAAGTGGCACAGGTCTTTATGGGTGCCGAAGCCATGCTGCGCCAAAAAGGCATGGGTAATTACCGCGCGCCGCAATTAATTCTGCAGGCCCTGTACGAAGGCTGTCAGGTGCCCTTTGATGCTTCACTGGAAATTGAAGCGCGGTATTTTACGGAATTACTGCTGTCGGACCAGGCCAAAGCCATGATCCGCACCTTCTTTGTGGCGTTGCAGGATGCCAATAAACTGAAAAACCGCCCTCAGGGCGTGGATAAAAAACAGTTTCAGAAAATCGGTATTTTAGGTGCCGGCATGATGGGTGCGGGTATTGCCTATGCTGCGGCCATCAGCGGTATGCAGGTGGTGTTACTGGATAGCACTCAGACCGCCGCGGATAAGGGTAAGGCGTATTCAGATGAGTTGCTGAAAAAGCGTGTCGCGCGCGGCAAAATGACGGCTGAAAAAGCCACCATTACTCTGGCGCATATTCTGCCTACTACGGATTTTAAGGATCTGAAAGGCTGCGAGCTGGTGATTGAAGCGGTATTTGAAGAGCGCACCATTAAAGCCGAGGTTACCGCCAGGGCCGAAGCGGTGCTGGCAGACGACGCAATTTTTGCTTCCAATACTTCCACGCTGCCGATTACCGGGCTGGCCGAAGCGAGTAAACGTCCGGCGCAGTTTATTGGCCTGCACTTCTTTTCACCGGTCGATAAAATGCCGCTGGTGGAAATTATTCTGGGCCAGCAAACCAACCAGCAAACCCTGGCCTGGGCGCTGGATTTTGTTCAGCAAATTAAGAAAACCCCCATTACCGTAAACGACAGCCGCGGTTTTTATACCTCGCGGGTATTTAAAACCTATGTGTTGGAAGGCATGGCGTTATTGCAGGAAGGGGTGGCGCCGGCGCTGATTGAAAATGCCGGTAAACTGGCCGGTATGCCGGTCGGGCCGCTGACCCTAAGCGATGAGGTGTCACTGGAACTCATGGACCGCATCGGCCGCCAGACCCAGCAGGATCTTGGCGCTGCCTATGTACCGCATCCGGGCGATGCCGTGGTGCAAACCATGGTGCATGAGTTAAAGCGTATCGGTAAAAAAGCCGGCGTTGGTTTTTATACCTACCCAACTGAGCCAGGCGCGAAAAAAACGCTGTGGACTGGACTGGCCGAACATTTTCCGGTCGCAACACAACAACCGGACGTGGAGACTGTCAAGCAACGCCTGTTGTACGCGCAGGCGGTGGAAGCACTGCATTGCCGTGCCGAAGGGGTTATTACCCGCGCCCATGAAATGGATATTGGTTCCATTTTTGGCTGGGGTTTTGCCGCCCATACCGGTGGGGTGATTTCCTTTATTGAAACCATTGAAGGGCTGGCGTCGTTTATTGCTAATGCCGATGCTCTGGCTGAGCGTTGCGGTAACCGCTTCCGCATACCGGAAAGTGTGCGGGATATGGCGGCCGCCGGACGGTCTTTTTATTAA
- the pth gene encoding aminoacyl-tRNA hydrolase, which translates to MSDSIQLIVGLGNPGAEYQHTRHNAGAWLVEKLARQEGIQLLPERKFHGLYGKGRIGGQDCWLLIPTTFMNLSGNAVQALANFYKLAPAQILVVHDELDLPAGQAKFKFGGGHGGQNGLRDIISKLGNNQNFHRLRIGIGHPGDKSKVTGHVLGKPSQAELKAMQDVIDEALCVLPQALGGDLAKAMNRLHSFKG; encoded by the coding sequence ATGAGCGACTCTATTCAGCTGATTGTCGGCCTCGGAAACCCCGGAGCCGAATACCAACACACGCGCCACAATGCCGGTGCCTGGCTGGTTGAAAAACTGGCCCGTCAGGAAGGCATCCAACTTCTGCCGGAACGAAAATTTCACGGTTTGTATGGCAAAGGCCGTATTGGCGGACAGGATTGCTGGCTGCTGATTCCCACCACCTTTATGAATTTAAGCGGTAATGCGGTACAGGCGTTGGCGAATTTTTATAAGCTGGCCCCGGCCCAGATTCTGGTGGTGCATGACGAGCTGGATTTGCCCGCCGGCCAGGCCAAATTCAAATTCGGCGGTGGCCATGGTGGTCAGAACGGGCTGCGCGACATTATCAGCAAACTGGGTAATAACCAGAATTTTCACCGTCTGCGCATAGGTATCGGCCACCCTGGCGATAAAAGCAAAGTGACCGGCCATGTACTGGGCAAACCCTCACAGGCCGAACTGAAAGCCATGCAGGATGTTATCGACGAAGCACTCTGTGTGCTGCCGCAGGCCCTGGGCGGTGATCTGGCCAAAGCCATGAACCGTCTGCACTCCTTTAAAGGCTGA
- the ychF gene encoding redox-regulated ATPase YchF, translated as MGFKCGIVGLPNVGKSTLFNALTKSGIAAENFPFCTIEPNSGIVPMPDKRLDELAAIVKPERVVPTAMEFVDIAGLVAGASKGEGLGNQFLANIRETDAIAHVVRCFEDDNVIHVANRVNPADDIDIINTELILADLESCEKQYQRIVRIAKGGDKDAVAQKALLERLIPHFEAGKTARMLELNDDERKFARTFHLLTIKPTMYIANVAEDGFENNPHLDTVTAIAASEGASVVAVCNKIEAEIAELDDEDKLEFLQEMGMEEAGLDRVIRSGYQLLGLQTYFTAGVKEVRAWTIKVGDTAPRAAAAIHTDFERGFIRAEVISYNDFIQYKGENGAKEAGKWRLEGKDYIVQDGDVVHFRFNV; from the coding sequence ATGGGATTCAAATGCGGTATCGTGGGCCTGCCCAACGTGGGTAAATCCACCCTCTTCAACGCCCTGACCAAATCCGGCATTGCGGCCGAAAACTTCCCGTTCTGTACCATTGAACCGAACTCCGGCATCGTACCAATGCCCGACAAGCGGCTGGATGAACTGGCGGCCATTGTAAAACCCGAGCGCGTGGTGCCGACCGCCATGGAATTTGTGGATATCGCCGGTCTGGTGGCAGGCGCCTCCAAGGGCGAAGGCCTGGGTAACCAGTTCCTGGCCAATATCCGTGAAACCGATGCCATTGCCCACGTCGTGCGTTGCTTTGAAGACGACAACGTAATCCACGTGGCCAACCGCGTTAATCCGGCCGACGACATCGACATTATCAATACCGAGCTGATTCTGGCCGATCTCGAATCCTGCGAAAAACAGTACCAGCGCATTGTCCGTATCGCCAAAGGCGGTGACAAAGATGCGGTGGCACAGAAAGCGCTGCTGGAACGTCTGATTCCGCATTTTGAAGCGGGTAAAACCGCGCGCATGCTGGAGCTGAACGATGACGAGCGTAAGTTCGCCCGCACCTTTCATCTGCTGACCATTAAACCGACCATGTATATTGCCAACGTGGCCGAAGACGGTTTTGAGAACAACCCGCACCTGGATACCGTAACGGCGATTGCCGCTTCCGAAGGCGCTTCCGTCGTAGCCGTTTGCAATAAAATCGAAGCGGAAATTGCCGAGCTGGACGACGAAGACAAACTGGAATTCCTGCAGGAAATGGGCATGGAAGAAGCCGGCCTGGACCGGGTTATCCGCTCCGGTTACCAGCTTCTGGGCCTGCAAACTTACTTTACCGCCGGCGTAAAAGAAGTGCGCGCCTGGACCATTAAAGTGGGTGATACCGCACCGCGCGCCGCCGCCGCTATTCACACCGACTTTGAACGTGGTTTTATCCGCGCCGAAGTCATCAGCTATAACGATTTTATTCAGTACAAGGGTGAAAACGGCGCCAAAGAAGCCGGTAAATGGCGTCTGGAAGGCAAGGACTACATCGTTCAGGACGGTGACGTCGTGCATTTCCGCTTTAACGTCTGA
- a CDS encoding HD-GYP domain-containing protein, which produces MQFHYDPLLTLLSMLPGLAAEYKDNETGLHVIRMSRYTQLLARAAGFSDADAERILHAAPMHDVGKIGIPDAILRKPGKLDADEWQVMQTHAAIGGRIIGQHSSGLLKMAHDIAVSHHEKWDGSGYPAGLAGTDIPLEGRIVAIADVFDALTSERPYKKAWPVEQAVQLLRDEAGKHFDPELVPLFIELLPQVLQIKEQWAEERA; this is translated from the coding sequence GTGCAATTTCACTACGACCCGCTGCTGACCCTGTTGTCCATGCTGCCGGGGCTGGCGGCGGAATACAAAGATAACGAAACCGGTTTGCACGTTATCCGCATGAGCCGTTACACACAATTGTTAGCCCGGGCTGCGGGTTTCAGTGACGCCGATGCTGAACGTATTCTGCACGCCGCGCCCATGCACGATGTGGGAAAAATCGGTATCCCCGATGCCATTTTGCGCAAGCCCGGCAAGCTGGATGCAGACGAATGGCAGGTTATGCAAACCCACGCCGCCATTGGCGGCCGTATTATTGGCCAGCACAGCAGCGGGTTACTGAAAATGGCGCATGATATTGCGGTCAGCCACCATGAAAAATGGGACGGCAGTGGCTACCCGGCCGGTTTAGCCGGTACCGATATTCCGCTGGAAGGCCGCATAGTGGCCATTGCCGATGTGTTCGATGCCCTGACCAGCGAGCGGCCTTACAAAAAAGCCTGGCCGGTAGAACAAGCGGTGCAGTTATTGCGCGACGAAGCGGGTAAACATTTTGATCCGGAACTGGTACCGCTGTTTATTGAATTGCTGCCGCAGGTTCTGCAAATAAAAGAACAGTGGGCGGAAGAGCGGGCCTGA
- a CDS encoding methyl-accepting chemotaxis protein — MKFIQNLSMRHKLLILILPAMLVLLMLFVERTHGYLGQYQAMQHLQQQAALLQLLDPVVTELQKERGRSAVFLSSRQAPAEATAALQAQYQSSDRVLSGWQQGLTQWLQNNEALSALTDFQQQLQKLSQVRNQVLAHAISGAEALRIYTDLVHQGMAFTGRTLRSVQEPDIQRRMSAYAAISNLTEVAGLERARGAAYLRMGTFERADLLPVTRLQGQQESLQAQVPLFLYEQEMTDWNSALNSADNRQFEGFRQRLNDPQAAAAITPAQWFQQATVRISVLNNSKEQLVQIIAADAVQLQQAAATDLWTETALMALVVLLVVVMSVVISAQVNGQVGGLLKVIRTSMQEKDLSVRVPVSSLDEIGEVAAAVQELFLAFSRALDQLDNASLQLAAAMEESAMTAGKNALQLEHQQQQVEQVATATEEMSATSEQISQHTQRVADAAVSVRSKSEAGEETVKQSVNQVQRLAGSVQGVDQLMQDLQHRSDSMIEVIDVIRNVADQTNLLALNAAIEAARAGEHGRGFAVVADEVRTLAQQTHSSTQKIQEIIESFTELAATATHSIESSHKIADEALLQSKELERTFDDILNDVKGISDMASEIATASEEQVAVSREVARSMEMIRDDSAQTYQGAMEIRSVTQNQSALATELKDLAGEFKTH; from the coding sequence ATGAAGTTTATTCAGAATTTATCCATGCGGCATAAGCTGCTGATTCTTATTTTGCCAGCCATGCTGGTGTTGCTGATGCTGTTTGTGGAGCGTACCCACGGTTATCTGGGGCAGTATCAGGCGATGCAGCATCTGCAGCAGCAGGCCGCGTTATTACAGCTGCTCGACCCGGTGGTAACGGAATTGCAGAAAGAGCGTGGCCGCTCGGCGGTGTTTTTATCCAGCCGGCAGGCCCCGGCAGAGGCCACGGCCGCCCTGCAGGCGCAGTACCAGAGCAGTGACCGGGTGTTGTCTGGCTGGCAGCAGGGGTTAACCCAATGGCTGCAGAACAACGAGGCGCTGTCAGCGTTAACCGATTTTCAGCAACAGCTGCAGAAGCTCAGCCAGGTGCGCAATCAGGTGCTGGCTCATGCCATCAGCGGCGCAGAAGCGCTGCGCATCTATACCGATCTGGTTCATCAGGGGATGGCCTTTACCGGCCGTACATTACGGTCGGTGCAGGAGCCGGATATTCAGCGCCGGATGAGTGCCTATGCCGCCATTTCCAACCTGACAGAAGTAGCAGGACTGGAACGTGCACGGGGTGCTGCCTACCTCCGAATGGGTACATTCGAGCGGGCGGATTTATTACCGGTTACCCGCCTGCAGGGGCAACAGGAATCACTGCAGGCACAGGTGCCCTTGTTTTTGTATGAACAGGAAATGACCGACTGGAACAGCGCACTCAACAGCGCCGATAACCGCCAGTTTGAGGGTTTCCGTCAGCGTCTGAATGATCCCCAGGCGGCCGCCGCGATTACGCCGGCACAATGGTTTCAGCAAGCCACCGTGCGTATCAGCGTGCTGAATAACAGCAAAGAACAGCTGGTGCAGATTATTGCGGCTGATGCCGTCCAGCTGCAGCAGGCCGCTGCCACGGATTTATGGACGGAAACCGCGTTAATGGCTCTGGTGGTGTTGCTGGTGGTGGTGATGTCGGTGGTTATTTCGGCGCAGGTCAACGGCCAGGTGGGTGGGTTATTAAAGGTTATCCGCACCTCGATGCAGGAAAAGGATTTGTCGGTGCGGGTGCCGGTATCGTCACTGGATGAAATTGGTGAAGTGGCGGCGGCAGTGCAGGAATTATTTCTGGCTTTTTCCCGCGCCCTGGACCAGCTCGATAATGCCAGCCTGCAACTGGCGGCGGCGATGGAAGAAAGTGCAATGACCGCCGGTAAAAATGCCCTGCAGCTGGAACACCAGCAACAGCAGGTCGAGCAGGTAGCAACGGCGACGGAAGAAATGTCGGCCACTTCCGAACAGATTTCCCAGCATACCCAGCGGGTGGCGGATGCGGCCGTGAGTGTGCGCTCAAAGAGCGAAGCGGGGGAAGAAACCGTTAAACAGAGTGTCAATCAGGTGCAGCGTCTGGCCGGATCGGTACAGGGTGTGGACCAGTTAATGCAGGATCTGCAGCACCGCAGCGATTCAATGATTGAAGTGATTGATGTTATCCGTAACGTTGCTGACCAGACCAATCTGCTGGCGCTGAATGCGGCGATTGAAGCCGCCCGGGCCGGTGAGCATGGCCGCGGTTTTGCAGTGGTTGCTGATGAGGTACGCACGCTGGCCCAGCAAACCCACAGTTCCACCCAGAAAATTCAGGAGATTATCGAAAGCTTTACCGAACTGGCCGCAACGGCAACCCATTCCATTGAAAGCAGCCATAAAATTGCTGATGAAGCACTGCTGCAGTCGAAAGAGCTGGAACGCACCTTTGACGATATTCTTAACGATGTAAAAGGCATTTCTGATATGGCGTCGGAAATTGCCACAGCCTCGGAAGAGCAGGTGGCGGTAAGCCGGGAAGTGGCCCGCAGTATGGAAATGATCCGTGATGATTCGGCCCAGACGTATCAGGGCGCGATGGAAATACGTTCGGTTACCCAGAATCAGTCGGCACTGGCAACGGAATTAAAAGATCTGGCGGGTGAATTCAAAACTCATTGA
- a CDS encoding acyl-CoA dehydrogenase family protein yields the protein MIPRHVYTEEHDLFRDNVRKFMQREIQPHWEEWEAQGHISREAWHKAGETGLLCTHLPVEYGGSGVDFRYSSIVIEEQAYVFSSGPGFSLHSDIAAPYILHYGSEEQKQHWLPKLCTGEVITAIAMTEPGTGSDLAGVRTTAVADGDDYIINGSKTFITNGQMADLYIVVCKTDTSAGAKGVSLFLVEGTRAGFSRGKNLNKVGMKAQDTSELFFDNVRVPKENLLGQKNAGFIYLMQELAQERLSVAIGGVASARACYDETVKYVKERQAFGKPIAALQNTRFKLAELRTELDVTQCYVDRCLELHCEGKLSVDDAAAVKLWATEAQFRIIDACVQLHGGYGYMWEYPVARAWADSRVQRIYAGTSEIMKEIISRTI from the coding sequence ATGATTCCACGTCACGTCTACACCGAAGAACACGATTTATTCCGCGACAATGTGCGCAAGTTTATGCAGCGTGAAATTCAGCCGCACTGGGAAGAGTGGGAAGCGCAGGGGCATATTTCCCGCGAAGCCTGGCACAAAGCCGGTGAGACCGGTTTATTGTGTACCCACCTGCCGGTGGAATACGGCGGTTCCGGGGTGGATTTTCGTTATTCCTCCATCGTTATTGAAGAACAGGCCTATGTGTTTTCATCCGGCCCGGGTTTTTCCCTGCACTCCGACATTGCCGCGCCCTATATTCTGCATTACGGCAGTGAAGAACAAAAACAACACTGGTTGCCCAAACTCTGTACCGGTGAAGTAATTACCGCCATTGCCATGACCGAACCGGGCACCGGTTCTGACCTGGCGGGGGTGCGTACCACCGCCGTAGCGGATGGCGACGACTACATTATTAACGGCTCCAAAACCTTTATTACCAACGGCCAGATGGCCGATCTGTATATTGTGGTGTGTAAAACCGACACCAGCGCTGGCGCTAAAGGCGTGAGTTTATTTCTGGTTGAAGGCACCCGTGCCGGTTTCAGCCGCGGTAAAAACCTGAATAAGGTGGGAATGAAAGCGCAGGATACTTCGGAACTGTTTTTCGACAATGTACGGGTACCGAAAGAGAACCTGCTGGGCCAGAAAAATGCCGGTTTTATTTATTTAATGCAGGAACTGGCGCAGGAACGTTTAAGTGTGGCCATCGGTGGCGTAGCGTCAGCCCGTGCCTGCTACGACGAAACGGTTAAATACGTAAAAGAGCGTCAGGCCTTCGGTAAGCCGATTGCGGCGCTGCAGAATACCCGCTTTAAACTGGCGGAATTACGCACCGAACTGGATGTAACCCAGTGTTATGTGGATCGCTGTCTGGAACTGCACTGCGAAGGCAAGCTGAGTGTCGACGATGCCGCCGCGGTAAAACTCTGGGCCACGGAAGCGCAGTTCCGCATTATTGACGCCTGCGTGCAGCTGCACGGTGGTTACGGTTATATGTGGGAATACCCGGTGGCGCGCGCCTGGGCTGATTCGCGCGTACAGCGGATTTATGCCGGTACCTCAGAAATTATGAAAGAGATTATTTCGCGGACGATTTAA
- a CDS encoding acetyl-CoA C-acetyltransferase — protein sequence MTDAYIFDAVRTPRGKGKKDGSLHVVTPVNLMAGLLRDLQQRHQLDTRLLDDVVLGCVEPAMEQGADIARTAVLMADYAQTCAGTVVSRFCASGLEAVNMAAAKVKAGEAQLTIGGGVECMSRVPMGASGGAYYTDPSVTNKLSFVPQGISADLIATLHGFSRTDVDAYAVESQRRAKHAWDNGYFKNSVMPVKDQFGLTLLAHDELMRPDATLESLATLKPSFEVPGNMGFDAIAQQVYPQVERIHHVHHAGNSSGIVDGASAVLIGTKEMGQALGLKPRARIRAAASVGSEPTIMLTGPAPSARKALKNGAMQASDIDLWELNEAFASVVLLFMQELNIDHSKINVNGGAIAMGHPLGATGAMILGTVLDELERRDLNTALINLCVGGGMGTATIIERV from the coding sequence ATGACTGATGCTTATATATTTGACGCCGTCCGAACCCCGCGCGGCAAAGGTAAGAAAGATGGCAGTCTGCATGTGGTAACCCCGGTCAATTTAATGGCCGGCTTATTGCGCGATTTACAGCAGCGACACCAGCTGGATACCCGTCTGCTGGACGATGTGGTGCTGGGTTGTGTGGAACCGGCGATGGAGCAGGGCGCTGATATTGCCCGCACTGCGGTATTAATGGCCGATTACGCGCAAACCTGTGCCGGTACGGTGGTCAGCCGTTTCTGTGCCTCGGGGCTGGAAGCGGTGAATATGGCGGCGGCCAAAGTGAAGGCCGGTGAAGCGCAATTAACCATTGGCGGTGGGGTGGAATGTATGTCACGGGTGCCGATGGGTGCCAGTGGCGGTGCGTATTACACCGACCCGTCGGTGACTAATAAATTATCCTTCGTGCCGCAGGGGATTTCTGCCGATTTAATTGCCACACTGCACGGATTTTCCCGTACCGATGTAGACGCCTACGCGGTGGAATCCCAGCGGCGCGCCAAGCACGCCTGGGACAATGGTTATTTTAAAAATTCCGTTATGCCGGTTAAAGACCAGTTTGGTTTAACCCTGCTGGCGCACGACGAACTGATGCGCCCGGACGCCACACTGGAATCGCTGGCGACGCTTAAACCTTCCTTTGAGGTGCCGGGCAATATGGGCTTTGATGCCATTGCCCAGCAGGTGTATCCGCAGGTAGAGCGTATTCATCATGTGCACCACGCCGGTAATTCATCCGGCATTGTGGATGGCGCTTCTGCGGTATTAATCGGTACCAAAGAAATGGGCCAGGCGCTGGGTTTAAAACCCCGCGCACGCATCCGTGCCGCCGCCTCGGTGGGTTCCGAACCTACCATTATGCTCACCGGCCCGGCGCCGTCAGCGCGTAAAGCACTGAAAAACGGCGCCATGCAGGCCAGCGATATTGATTTATGGGAACTGAACGAAGCTTTTGCCTCGGTCGTGCTGTTGTTTATGCAAGAACTGAACATCGACCACAGCAAAATCAACGTTAATGGTGGTGCCATCGCCATGGGTCATCCGCTGGGTGCCACGGGGGCGATGATTTTAGGCACCGTGCTGGATGAGCTGGAACGCCGGGATCTGAATACGGCCCTTATCAATCTCTGTGTCGGCGGCGGCATGGGGACGGCCACGATTATTGAGCGCGTTTAA
- a CDS encoding CaiB/BaiF CoA transferase family protein, which translates to MTLPLAGLTVLDLSRLLPGPMCSLHLQDMGARVIKIEDTHAGDYTRSLGMPKGLTSPVFHILNRGKESVSLDLSHPDGHQLLLQLVARADILLESFRPGVMKKLGLGYERLCAVNPQLVMCSITGFGQTGPWANNAGHDMNYCATAGILDQSGEAGGPPALGNFQIADLAGGSLSAAMAILAAVVGRFRHGEGSYLDISMTDCAFANNVIPLAAMNLMGKAMPRGQDMLTGARPCYSLYKTADNRYMAVGALEQKFWHQLCDVLAQPDWKTRYHDMGPLAEQLRAEVAAVFAAQPQAHWREVFAATDCCVTPVLTPQQAFEHPQLLAREMVQTLTTPQGQTLRCPATPFCFNEPKPQHLRPGPQQGEHSVSILQNLGITDTQIQQWQQVGVIRTASEHS; encoded by the coding sequence ATGACTCTGCCATTAGCCGGTTTAACCGTGCTGGATTTGTCGCGCTTATTGCCTGGCCCAATGTGCTCATTGCACCTGCAGGATATGGGCGCGCGGGTAATAAAAATAGAAGACACCCACGCCGGGGATTACACCCGCAGTCTGGGCATGCCGAAAGGGCTGACCAGCCCGGTGTTTCATATTCTGAACCGTGGCAAAGAATCGGTGAGCCTTGATCTCAGCCATCCGGACGGGCATCAGTTGCTGCTGCAGCTGGTGGCCCGCGCCGACATTCTGCTGGAAAGCTTTCGCCCCGGGGTGATGAAAAAACTCGGCCTCGGCTACGAACGTCTGTGCGCGGTGAACCCGCAGCTGGTGATGTGCTCCATCACCGGCTTTGGCCAGACCGGCCCCTGGGCCAATAACGCCGGCCACGATATGAATTACTGCGCCACCGCCGGCATTCTCGACCAGAGCGGTGAAGCCGGCGGGCCACCGGCGCTGGGTAATTTTCAGATTGCCGATCTCGCCGGTGGCTCACTGAGTGCGGCCATGGCCATTCTGGCGGCGGTGGTGGGGCGCTTTCGCCACGGCGAGGGAAGTTATCTGGATATTTCCATGACCGACTGCGCCTTTGCCAATAACGTTATTCCGCTGGCCGCCATGAATTTAATGGGCAAAGCCATGCCGCGCGGGCAGGACATGCTCACCGGTGCGCGCCCCTGTTACAGCCTTTATAAAACCGCCGATAACCGCTATATGGCGGTGGGCGCGCTGGAACAGAAATTCTGGCATCAGCTGTGCGACGTTTTGGCACAACCTGACTGGAAAACCCGTTACCACGATATGGGGCCGCTGGCCGAACAATTACGCGCGGAAGTAGCAGCAGTTTTTGCTGCTCAGCCTCAGGCGCACTGGCGTGAAGTATTTGCCGCCACCGACTGCTGTGTTACTCCGGTATTAACGCCGCAACAGGCCTTTGAACATCCGCAATTACTGGCGCGGGAAATGGTGCAAACCCTGACCACGCCACAGGGGCAAACCCTGCGCTGCCCGGCGACGCCTTTCTGTTTTAATGAACCAAAACCCCAGCATCTCCGGCCTGGCCCGCAGCAGGGTGAACACAGCGTCAGCATCCTGCAGAACCTGGGGATTACGGATACTCAAATTCAGCAATGGCAGCAGGTCGGTGTTATCCGGACGGCGTCTGAACATTCTTAA
- a CDS encoding MHYT domain-containing protein, whose amino-acid sequence MTLNDWFVPPGTINHLLPMEHNHGIVLLSVLIAILTSAMALQIAGLARLSRTRSTRHLAIATGAISLRPAADPVVHAAGAGGGIQR is encoded by the coding sequence ATGACACTGAATGACTGGTTTGTTCCGCCCGGCACCATCAACCACTTACTGCCCATGGAACATAACCACGGCATTGTGCTGTTGTCAGTACTGATCGCCATCCTGACATCGGCCATGGCGCTGCAGATCGCTGGTCTGGCACGCCTGAGCCGCACCCGCAGCACCCGGCACCTGGCCATCGCAACCGGTGCAATTTCACTACGACCCGCTGCTGACCCTGTTGTCCATGCTGCCGGGGCTGGCGGCGGAATACAAAGATAA